One window from the genome of Pedobacter schmidteae encodes:
- a CDS encoding glycosyltransferase family 4 protein, protein MKIAYISTYPPRECGIATFNYNLVQAIDYDKTAASNDSYVIAMNDSEQLDTYEYPSEVKYRIRQENQKDYIRAADYINTSLVNACILQHEFGIYGGENGVYILPLIARLKKPLVSILHTVLKDPSYMQLTIIREIAKHSSRIVVMSHKAVIFLTTIYGIPFNKIQLIEHGVPDLEPELNNPVRSSLPFKGKKVLFTFGLISRNKGLETVIQALPKIVAKNPDVMYVILGTTHPGVIRNSGEEYRDSLKRLARILKVEDHLTFINKFVSEKQLFDYLTACDMYITPYLNEAQITSGTLSYAIGAGAAVISTPYWHAQELLAEDRGCLFDFKNADALADIVNNLFDNPDRLQELKTNAYDYGIHLRWPTTGQVFIDVLDEAIYKSLAEKDDTDKRIIDPDTMPSFNLAHIQRLTDDTGIVQHAKYGIPNLKEGYCLDDNSRALIMTILAYEQNKSKVALELLPVYLSYIQYMQSDDGSFRNFLSFTRQYLDEIGSEDSFGRTIWALGYLINNAPNNSYREFARELFNKSVPHFKNLKHLRGIGNTMIGLSSYLTAHPDDTRIGEQFDQLAEPLKAAYRNHKKGDWNWFEDKMTYDNAILPLALLHHYQHTKDSESLDIALESMEFLSQKTLIYGYLSPVGNDGWLYRDSGQMAMYDQQAIETMAMVLLYFKAYEITRQLIYIKQMHLCYQWFLGENSLHLPLFDHETKGCGDGLQPHGVNRNQGAESTLAYWISHLIVLKAMEYEYIQSDLSAVQKQMFN, encoded by the coding sequence ATGAAAATTGCATATATATCCACCTATCCACCACGGGAATGCGGCATCGCCACGTTTAATTACAATCTGGTTCAGGCAATTGACTACGATAAAACAGCTGCATCCAACGACAGCTATGTGATAGCGATGAATGATTCTGAACAATTGGATACCTATGAATATCCCTCTGAAGTAAAATACCGCATCAGACAGGAAAATCAAAAAGACTATATCCGCGCCGCAGATTACATCAATACCAGCCTGGTAAATGCTTGTATACTGCAGCACGAATTTGGAATTTATGGTGGCGAAAACGGCGTCTATATATTGCCATTAATTGCGAGACTGAAAAAACCACTGGTCAGCATCTTACATACGGTGCTCAAAGACCCTAGTTACATGCAGCTCACCATCATTCGCGAGATTGCCAAACACTCGTCGCGAATAGTGGTCATGAGCCATAAAGCGGTTATCTTTTTAACCACCATCTATGGAATTCCATTCAATAAAATTCAACTGATTGAACATGGCGTACCCGATCTGGAACCGGAATTGAACAATCCCGTACGCAGTTCTTTGCCCTTTAAAGGCAAAAAGGTACTGTTTACCTTCGGGCTCATCAGCAGAAACAAGGGCCTTGAAACCGTGATACAGGCTTTACCCAAAATAGTAGCCAAAAACCCGGATGTGATGTATGTGATTTTAGGCACTACACACCCCGGGGTAATCCGCAATTCGGGCGAAGAATATCGCGACAGCTTAAAGCGCCTTGCACGAATACTGAAGGTTGAAGATCACCTCACTTTTATCAATAAATTTGTTTCAGAAAAACAGCTTTTTGACTATCTGACGGCCTGTGATATGTACATCACCCCCTATTTGAACGAGGCCCAGATTACAAGTGGTACTTTATCTTACGCCATAGGCGCCGGGGCAGCTGTAATTTCGACCCCTTACTGGCATGCGCAGGAACTCCTGGCCGAAGACAGGGGTTGCCTGTTCGATTTTAAAAACGCCGATGCCCTGGCAGATATTGTAAACAACTTATTTGACAATCCGGACAGGCTGCAAGAACTAAAAACCAACGCATATGACTATGGTATACATTTGCGCTGGCCTACCACCGGACAGGTATTTATTGATGTGCTGGACGAAGCCATCTATAAATCACTGGCCGAAAAAGATGACACAGATAAACGCATTATTGATCCCGATACCATGCCTTCGTTTAACCTGGCACACATACAAAGGCTAACCGACGATACCGGCATTGTACAACATGCCAAGTATGGCATCCCTAATTTAAAGGAAGGCTACTGCCTGGACGACAATTCCCGGGCCCTGATTATGACCATATTAGCTTATGAACAAAATAAAAGCAAAGTAGCTTTGGAATTGCTGCCCGTTTATTTGAGTTATATCCAATATATGCAATCGGACGACGGCAGTTTTAGAAATTTCCTCAGTTTTACCCGTCAATACCTGGATGAGATAGGATCGGAAGACTCCTTTGGGCGGACAATCTGGGCATTGGGTTACCTGATCAACAATGCACCAAACAACTCGTACAGAGAGTTTGCCCGCGAACTGTTCAATAAATCCGTTCCGCATTTTAAAAACCTGAAACATTTACGGGGAATAGGCAATACCATGATTGGGCTATCCAGCTACCTGACTGCGCATCCTGATGATACCCGTATTGGTGAACAGTTTGACCAGCTGGCAGAACCATTAAAGGCCGCGTACCGCAATCATAAAAAAGGAGACTGGAATTGGTTTGAAGACAAAATGACCTACGACAATGCCATATTACCACTTGCATTGCTGCACCATTATCAACATACAAAGGACTCCGAATCGTTGGACATTGCCCTGGAAAGCATGGAATTTCTGAGTCAGAAAACTTTAATATACGGTTACCTGAGCCCTGTTGGTAATGACGGATGGCTTTACCGGGATAGTGGCCAAATGGCGATGTACGATCAACAGGCCATTGAAACCATGGCCATGGTGCTCCTGTATTTTAAAGCCTACGAAATTACCCGTCAACTCATCTATATTAAACAAATGCACTTGTGCTATCAATGGTTTTTAGGAGAAAACAGTTTGCACCTGCCCTTATTTGATCATGAAACAAAAGGATGTGGAGATGGCCTGCAGCCGCATGGGGTAAACCGCAATCAGGGCGCAGAAAGTACACTCGCTTACTGGATTTCGCATCTAATTGTATTGAAAGCAATGGAATACGAATACATTCAAAGCGATCTTAGTGCTGTTCAAAAACAAATGTTTAACTAA
- a CDS encoding glycoside hydrolase family 130 protein yields the protein MRLSIERKPVKVYPDPKRVIARFFFNGEERAVEVVKHVLALTTEEVFGLISPLLQEYSKRHRNITKILTRHCKKVKECIERTGCDFESLDKYQKLLIGSYFTHEYSIESAAFFNPSVVEDPDQSDLVEGEKRLIISFRAVGEGHISSVVFRRALIDRDHNITVIPAGNYIDEAEVIKNAIYNKKLFLKKAADSKIDINVLNEVDAKLNDKFDYSTLRKAMLDGKNLQKDELIKLEYDKVLWLSDTYHEISFSRDTDISDRVIFPISEFERKGIEDARFVRFVKDDGSVIFYATYTAFDGAMIMPKLLQTTDFYDFKISPLYGIGAQNKNLALFPRKINGKYAMMSRIDGWNNYLMYSDKLTVWDNPVKLQSPVFPWEFIQIGNCGSPIETGAGWLVITHGVGPMRRYCLGASLFDLNDPSIEIGRLNEPLVIPNTDEREGYVPNVLYSCGSIIHEDELIIPYGLSDYCSSFATVKIDLLLEKLKNSSYMLRQESQQS from the coding sequence ATGAGACTATCAATAGAAAGAAAACCGGTTAAGGTATACCCCGACCCGAAACGGGTTATTGCAAGATTTTTCTTTAATGGTGAGGAAAGGGCGGTTGAAGTAGTGAAGCATGTACTGGCACTTACGACAGAAGAGGTATTTGGCTTGATTTCTCCCTTATTGCAGGAATATTCGAAGCGGCATCGTAACATTACTAAAATTTTGACGCGCCATTGTAAAAAAGTAAAGGAATGTATAGAGCGAACGGGTTGCGATTTTGAGTCGCTGGATAAGTATCAGAAATTGTTAATCGGATCTTATTTTACGCATGAGTATTCTATTGAGTCGGCTGCCTTTTTTAATCCCTCTGTTGTGGAAGATCCGGATCAGTCGGATCTGGTAGAAGGAGAAAAGCGGTTGATTATTAGTTTCAGGGCGGTAGGTGAGGGGCATATTTCCTCGGTAGTTTTCCGGCGGGCATTGATCGACCGTGACCATAACATTACGGTTATTCCGGCAGGCAATTATATCGATGAGGCAGAGGTAATTAAAAATGCCATTTACAATAAAAAGCTGTTTTTAAAAAAAGCAGCCGATTCCAAGATTGATATAAATGTATTGAATGAAGTAGATGCCAAGCTAAACGATAAGTTTGATTATTCCACGCTTAGAAAGGCCATGCTGGATGGTAAAAATCTGCAAAAAGACGAGTTGATAAAACTGGAATATGATAAGGTGTTATGGTTATCGGATACCTACCATGAGATCAGCTTTTCGAGGGATACAGACATTTCCGACCGGGTGATTTTTCCTATTTCTGAGTTTGAACGTAAGGGTATAGAAGACGCCAGGTTTGTACGCTTTGTGAAAGACGATGGTTCGGTGATTTTTTATGCTACCTATACCGCATTTGATGGGGCCATGATTATGCCTAAACTATTGCAAACTACTGATTTTTATGATTTTAAAATCAGTCCGCTGTATGGCATAGGGGCACAGAATAAAAACCTTGCGTTGTTTCCGCGAAAAATTAACGGCAAATATGCCATGATGTCGCGTATTGATGGCTGGAACAATTACCTGATGTACTCTGATAAACTTACGGTATGGGATAATCCGGTGAAGCTACAATCGCCGGTATTTCCATGGGAGTTTATTCAGATTGGTAATTGTGGCTCACCTATAGAAACCGGGGCAGGGTGGCTGGTCATTACCCATGGGGTAGGGCCAATGCGACGTTACTGTCTGGGGGCCAGTTTATTTGATTTGAACGATCCTTCTATTGAAATAGGTCGGTTAAACGAGCCGCTTGTTATTCCAAATACGGACGAACGCGAGGGGTATGTGCCCAACGTGCTTTACTCCTGTGGATCGATTATACATGAAGACGAACTCATTATTCCTTATGGGCTTTCTGATTATTGTTCTTCTTTTGCCACTGTTAAGATTGATTTGCTACTGGAAAAACTGAAAAATTCAAGCTATATGCTAAGGCAGGAGTCGCAACAATCCTGA
- a CDS encoding outer membrane beta-barrel protein: MKKLLLSLVAVAAFAVSTQAQTEKGKILLGGNVGFSSSKVDGVNKSDIGFSVIPSAGYFISDNIAIGTGVGYTYDKMVSKKTLNQAFEVAPFGRYYVGLSDQFKFFGQLSVPMSFGNDKVVDADGKVGNKVASTTDIGVTVAPGFAFFPTKKIGIEFSVNGLGYQNSQIKDEATGAKVKTNSFGLDADTFAPKLGVQFYF, from the coding sequence ATGAAAAAGTTGTTATTATCATTAGTTGCAGTTGCTGCATTTGCAGTTAGTACTCAGGCACAAACCGAAAAAGGTAAAATTTTATTAGGTGGTAATGTTGGCTTCAGTTCTTCGAAAGTTGACGGTGTGAACAAATCTGACATCGGTTTCAGCGTAATTCCAAGTGCGGGATATTTTATAAGCGATAACATTGCGATAGGTACAGGTGTAGGTTACACTTACGATAAAATGGTTTCTAAGAAAACATTAAACCAGGCTTTTGAGGTTGCGCCTTTTGGACGTTACTATGTAGGTTTATCAGACCAGTTTAAATTTTTCGGTCAGTTATCAGTTCCTATGTCTTTCGGAAATGACAAAGTTGTTGATGCAGACGGTAAAGTAGGTAACAAAGTGGCCAGCACAACTGACATAGGTGTAACTGTTGCTCCAGGTTTTGCTTTCTTCCCAACTAAAAAAATCGGTATCGAATTTTCAGTTAATGGCTTAGGTTACCAAAATTCACAAATTAAAGACGAAGCCACAGGTGCTAAAGTTAAAACCAATTCATTTGGATTAGACGCAGATACTTTTGCTCCTAAATTAGGTGTTCAGTTCTATTTCTAA
- a CDS encoding DPP IV N-terminal domain-containing protein yields MNKLYLPLVAVLAALTSSPGAKAQTKTYTLTEMVQQTPKANYQLASRFSPNKLRKMIYSTSVDPHWLKLSNRFWYEYETPEGKEWYLVDPVAKTKKKIFDNARLAAEITNVIRDPFDAQHLPLQNLKFSADEKHITFEVASTVDELKKDRKDKKAADSMQKKIYYFNYEIAKAKTTEIPNYTKPKAKPGWGSVAPDSSAIIFSRNYNLYWMDKENYKKAVKNEDDTTIVEHQLTKDGLKFYPYGSNGDGENNEENEKNNKKRRPAYVMWSPNAKYFVLNRTDSRKVKDLWVINNVAPGRPTLETYKYQMPGEKESPVTEILLFDFAAKTYKKLNTAAFKDQTVSVWSAPLLNKDRDNEFRPSLWLGNNNKVYFQRTSRDLKRIDVCVVDIHTGVVTPLIDERFNTYVEVSRPGLVDDGKELIHWSERDGWAHFYLFDANGKLKNQITKGAFHCEEIVNVDQKNRVLYFTANGREAKEDPYYLHLYRINFDGSGMKLLNPGDFDHAISMSDDSRFFVDNFSRVNTVPKSVLMDQNGRVVMNLETADLSLLMASGYKFPEPFKVKADDGLTDIYGVMYKPFDFDPNKKYPVIEYVYPGPQTEAVNKAFTKSMDRTERLAQFGYIVVTVGNRGGNPARSKWYHTYGYGNLRDYGLADKKAAVEQLADRYAFIDASRVGITGHSGGGFMSTAAMLVYPDFFKAAVSNAGNHDNSIYNRWWSEKHHGVKEVVSAKGDTTFTYSIDKNPDLARNLKGNLLLMTGDVDNNVHPANTIRVANALMRAGKRFELAIIPGQRHAFGDLTEYAFWKLADHFNKYLIGDFSQSGQVNIVEMDREIERKR; encoded by the coding sequence ATGAACAAACTTTACCTGCCGTTGGTTGCGGTATTGGCTGCGCTTACCAGCAGTCCGGGTGCAAAAGCCCAAACCAAAACCTATACGCTTACAGAAATGGTGCAGCAAACACCAAAAGCAAATTACCAGTTAGCTTCGCGGTTTTCGCCCAATAAACTCCGGAAAATGATCTACTCAACTTCAGTAGACCCGCATTGGCTTAAATTAAGTAACCGTTTTTGGTACGAATATGAAACCCCGGAAGGTAAGGAATGGTATCTGGTAGATCCTGTAGCTAAAACAAAAAAGAAGATATTTGACAATGCCAGGCTTGCTGCCGAAATTACCAACGTCATCAGGGACCCTTTTGATGCGCAACACCTGCCTTTACAGAACCTGAAATTTTCGGCGGACGAGAAGCACATTACTTTTGAAGTAGCGAGCACGGTAGACGAATTGAAAAAGGACCGCAAGGACAAAAAAGCGGCCGATTCCATGCAAAAGAAGATCTATTATTTCAACTACGAGATTGCTAAAGCAAAGACCACCGAAATACCGAATTATACTAAACCTAAAGCTAAGCCGGGCTGGGGTTCTGTTGCTCCCGACTCTTCGGCTATTATTTTTTCCAGGAATTATAACCTCTACTGGATGGATAAGGAAAATTATAAGAAGGCTGTAAAAAATGAAGATGATACCACTATTGTAGAACATCAGCTGACCAAAGACGGGCTTAAATTTTATCCGTATGGCAGCAATGGCGACGGTGAAAACAATGAGGAGAATGAAAAGAACAATAAAAAACGCAGACCGGCATATGTCATGTGGTCGCCCAACGCCAAATATTTTGTGCTGAACAGAACTGATTCGCGCAAGGTAAAAGACCTGTGGGTAATCAATAATGTAGCGCCAGGCAGACCAACACTGGAAACTTATAAATATCAGATGCCAGGCGAGAAGGAATCGCCGGTAACCGAGATCCTGCTATTTGATTTTGCTGCCAAGACCTATAAAAAGCTGAATACTGCAGCGTTCAAGGATCAGACGGTATCGGTATGGAGCGCGCCGTTGCTTAACAAAGACCGCGATAACGAATTCAGGCCTTCGCTTTGGTTGGGTAACAACAACAAAGTTTATTTTCAACGTACCAGTCGCGATTTAAAACGCATTGACGTTTGTGTGGTAGATATTCATACGGGCGTGGTAACGCCGCTGATTGATGAACGCTTCAATACGTATGTGGAAGTGAGCCGCCCTGGTCTGGTGGATGACGGAAAAGAATTGATCCATTGGTCGGAGCGCGATGGCTGGGCCCATTTTTATTTGTTTGATGCCAATGGTAAACTGAAGAACCAGATTACCAAAGGCGCTTTCCACTGTGAAGAAATTGTGAATGTAGATCAAAAGAACCGGGTACTTTATTTTACAGCAAATGGCCGGGAGGCAAAAGAAGACCCTTATTACCTGCATCTTTACCGGATTAATTTTGACGGATCGGGTATGAAACTGCTGAACCCGGGCGATTTTGATCATGCCATCAGTATGAGTGATGATAGCCGTTTTTTTGTAGACAACTTTTCGCGGGTAAATACGGTACCTAAATCGGTATTGATGGATCAGAATGGCCGGGTGGTGATGAACCTTGAGACAGCCGATTTGTCGTTGTTAATGGCATCAGGTTATAAATTCCCTGAACCTTTTAAAGTGAAGGCTGATGACGGACTAACGGATATTTATGGGGTGATGTATAAGCCTTTTGACTTTGATCCGAATAAAAAATATCCGGTGATAGAATATGTTTATCCGGGACCGCAAACTGAGGCTGTAAATAAGGCATTCACTAAAAGTATGGATAGGACCGAGCGCCTGGCGCAGTTTGGCTATATTGTAGTTACTGTGGGCAACCGTGGTGGTAACCCTGCACGGTCTAAATGGTACCACACCTACGGTTATGGCAATTTAAGGGATTATGGTTTGGCCGACAAAAAAGCTGCGGTAGAGCAGCTGGCAGATAGATATGCATTTATTGATGCGTCAAGAGTGGGGATTACCGGTCATTCGGGAGGTGGTTTTATGTCTACCGCTGCGATGCTGGTTTATCCTGATTTCTTTAAGGCTGCGGTGTCGAACGCCGGTAACCACGACAATAGTATCTACAACCGTTGGTGGAGCGAAAAACACCATGGCGTGAAAGAAGTTGTATCTGCTAAAGGTGACACTACATTTACCTATAGCATAGATAAAAATCCGGACCTGGCCAGAAACCTGAAAGGAAACCTGTTACTGATGACGGGTGACGTGGACAACAATGTACACCCTGCAAATACCATCAGGGTAGCCAATGCATTGATGCGCGCTGGTAAAAGGTTTGAGCTGGCGATTATTCCGGGACAGCGCCATGCCTTTGGCGATCTGACCGAGTATGCCTTTTGGAAGCTTGCCGATCATTTTAACAAATACCTGATCGGAGATTTCTCTCAGTCGGGCCAGGTAAATATTGTAGAAATGGATAGAGAGATAGAACGGAAACGCTGA
- a CDS encoding polysaccharide deacetylase family protein, with translation MNKHFLPFIAAAVILAAGCQSKSQTGNGSTEKVALAAGAETESTTVATNEQAPAVDVSKIKVADAKTILARKQVPILCYHQVRNWKPTDGKVGKDYIVEIQNFKDQVKMLADSGYHSILPDQLYAYLNTGAPLPPKPIMFTFDDTDMDQFTVAAPTLKKYGYKAVYFIMTVSIGKKGKFVDYMTKEQIKQLSDEGNVIGSHTYDHKNFKKYQGKDWEEQLDKPTKKLEEITGKKMTEFAYPFGLWNAEGIPELKKRGFRMAFSLADKRDQNDPLFTVRRIIASGYWSPKTLHNSIVKSF, from the coding sequence ATGAATAAGCATTTTTTACCTTTTATTGCCGCTGCCGTTATCCTGGCCGCGGGCTGCCAGTCCAAATCGCAAACCGGCAACGGTTCAACAGAAAAAGTGGCCCTGGCCGCAGGAGCAGAAACAGAAAGCACAACAGTAGCTACTAATGAGCAAGCCCCGGCAGTAGATGTTTCAAAAATAAAAGTGGCAGATGCAAAAACCATTCTGGCCCGGAAACAGGTGCCTATCTTGTGTTACCACCAGGTGAGAAACTGGAAACCTACAGATGGCAAAGTAGGTAAAGACTATATCGTAGAAATACAGAACTTCAAAGATCAGGTAAAAATGCTGGCCGACAGCGGTTACCATTCTATTTTGCCCGATCAGCTATATGCTTATTTAAATACCGGCGCACCGCTCCCTCCAAAACCGATCATGTTTACCTTTGATGATACCGACATGGACCAGTTTACCGTTGCCGCACCAACCTTGAAAAAATATGGCTATAAAGCGGTTTATTTTATCATGACCGTTTCTATTGGTAAAAAAGGCAAGTTTGTGGATTACATGACCAAAGAACAAATCAAACAGCTTTCGGACGAAGGAAACGTGATAGGCAGTCATACTTACGACCACAAAAACTTTAAAAAATACCAGGGAAAAGATTGGGAAGAGCAGTTAGACAAACCGACCAAAAAGCTGGAAGAAATTACAGGCAAAAAAATGACCGAGTTTGCCTACCCTTTTGGGTTATGGAATGCTGAAGGTATTCCGGAACTGAAGAAACGTGGTTTCAGAATGGCTTTTTCACTGGCCGACAAACGGGATCAAAACGACCCTTTGTTTACCGTTCGCCGGATCATAGCCAGCGGATACTGGAGCCCTAAAACACTGCACAACAGCATTGTTAAAAGCTTTTAA
- a CDS encoding polysaccharide deacetylase family protein: protein MKHTFIAFTIAAVLGMAACTNNTIKTSIGSETPEASNKATEASDVDGQGAKKEATAAEILNKKEVPVLCYHQIRDWKASDSKRAHDDIMPPAKFAEHMKMLADSGYHTILPDQLYDYLNYGAELPEKPIMITFDDTDLDQYTVGAKELKKHGFKGVFFIMTVSIGRPRYMSKAQIKELSDDGHLIASHTWNHKNFAQFTDEDWEIQIDKPNKTLEAITGKKVEYFAYPYGVFKAANLPKLKDHGFKAAFILSTKRDENYPMYTIRRIIDPGTYTARNLYNSINKSFK, encoded by the coding sequence ATGAAACATACATTCATTGCATTTACTATAGCTGCTGTGCTTGGCATGGCAGCTTGCACCAACAATACCATAAAAACCAGCATCGGCAGTGAAACACCCGAGGCTTCAAATAAAGCAACCGAAGCCTCAGATGTTGATGGCCAGGGTGCAAAAAAGGAGGCTACGGCCGCCGAAATCCTCAATAAAAAAGAAGTGCCGGTATTGTGTTACCATCAGATCAGGGATTGGAAAGCAAGCGATTCCAAACGCGCTCATGACGACATTATGCCTCCTGCGAAATTTGCAGAGCACATGAAAATGCTGGCCGATAGCGGATACCACACCATTTTGCCCGATCAGTTATACGATTATCTCAATTATGGTGCTGAGCTACCCGAAAAGCCAATTATGATTACTTTTGATGATACCGATCTGGACCAGTATACTGTTGGTGCCAAGGAATTGAAAAAACATGGTTTTAAAGGCGTATTCTTTATCATGACAGTTTCCATAGGCAGGCCAAGGTATATGAGCAAAGCACAGATCAAGGAACTGTCTGACGACGGCCACCTCATAGCCAGCCATACCTGGAACCATAAAAACTTTGCCCAGTTTACCGACGAAGACTGGGAAATCCAGATAGACAAGCCCAATAAAACACTGGAAGCCATAACCGGTAAAAAAGTGGAGTATTTTGCTTACCCATATGGGGTATTTAAAGCGGCAAATCTTCCAAAATTAAAGGATCATGGCTTTAAGGCTGCCTTTATTTTGTCGACCAAACGCGACGAAAACTATCCGATGTATACCATTCGCCGCATTATAGATCCAGGTACCTATACGGCCCGAAATCTATACAACAGCATCAACAAAAGTTTCAAATAG
- a CDS encoding 3-oxoacyl-ACP synthase, with protein MDKEHLYQLCLSFIEQRIQTAEVALAQAREASNDDTKSSAGDKYETSREMMQQDIDRNKRLLMDAEENRKVLEGIGHAGPSAIVKAGSLIETTEGIFYISISAGMLQVEGKTVFAISAASPIGKLMLGKQQKDSFSFNGKNYVIERVS; from the coding sequence ATGGATAAGGAACATTTATACCAGCTTTGTTTGAGTTTTATTGAGCAAAGGATACAAACCGCTGAGGTCGCTTTGGCACAGGCACGTGAGGCCAGTAACGACGATACCAAAAGCAGTGCAGGTGATAAGTATGAAACCAGCAGGGAAATGATGCAGCAGGATATTGACCGTAATAAACGTTTGCTGATGGACGCTGAGGAAAACCGTAAAGTGCTGGAAGGGATAGGTCATGCAGGTCCGTCGGCTATTGTCAAAGCTGGAAGTCTGATAGAGACCACCGAGGGGATATTTTACATCAGTATCAGCGCGGGAATGCTTCAGGTGGAAGGCAAAACGGTCTTTGCCATTTCTGCTGCTTCCCCAATCGGCAAATTAATGCTGGGCAAGCAACAGAAAGATAGTTTTAGCTTTAATGGCAAAAATTATGTAATTGAACGGGTGAGTTGA
- a CDS encoding nitroreductase — MENEITILSNIIKRRRSIFPVSYTGEEVPVSVIRQILESANYAPTHKLTEPWRFIVFRNEGKIKLGNELARLYKSTTPDHQFLQKKYDSIIEKAAQASCIITLNAQLNADKIPEWEELAALACAVQNMALTAEALQVGAYWSSPGTIAELKAYLNLGETEKCFGLFYMGYHNEEPRAAKRGPIEDKIKWVES, encoded by the coding sequence ATGGAAAACGAAATCACAATTTTAAGCAATATTATCAAACGTCGCAGAAGTATTTTCCCGGTAAGCTATACCGGTGAGGAAGTTCCTGTAAGCGTTATCAGGCAGATACTGGAAAGTGCCAACTATGCACCTACACATAAACTGACCGAACCCTGGCGCTTTATTGTTTTCAGAAATGAAGGTAAGATAAAACTGGGTAATGAACTGGCCAGACTGTACAAATCAACGACCCCAGACCATCAGTTCCTGCAAAAAAAATACGATAGCATTATTGAAAAGGCGGCACAGGCCAGCTGTATTATTACGCTGAACGCACAATTGAATGCCGATAAAATACCGGAATGGGAGGAGCTGGCTGCTTTGGCCTGTGCGGTACAGAACATGGCGCTTACGGCCGAGGCACTTCAGGTTGGTGCTTATTGGAGTTCGCCTGGTACCATTGCAGAACTAAAGGCCTATCTTAACCTTGGGGAAACAGAAAAATGCTTTGGCCTGTTTTATATGGGGTACCATAACGAGGAGCCTAGAGCTGCCAAACGTGGCCCTATTGAGGATAAAATTAAATGGGTAGAGTCGTAA